One region of Salinibacterium sp. TMP30 genomic DNA includes:
- a CDS encoding helicase-related protein — protein sequence MTDVLSQAGELAGELAVAPGSIVEVRDAVWLVTKATMTTSGMFVEVQGLSDLVRDTKAGFYSDIDNIVPLDPAKASVVGDDSTGYRKAKLWLEATLRKSPVPLNSPGLTVATRMLADPLGYQQAAVRKALDPQNLRPRILIADAVGLGKTLEIGMILSELVRRGRGERILIVTPRHVLEQMQHEMWTRFALPFVRLDSVGIQRVRQKLPATRNPFSLYKRAIISIDTLKQEKYRAHLAKHKWDAVVIDESHNITGATLNNRLARVLAPNTEALILASATPHNGKKESFAELIRLLEPTAVTPDGDIIESEAKRLIIRRHRHSEEVAREVGGDWAERLEPQNFLVNASPEENAVADELSSVWLHPSGSSPYSGATSALFPWTLAKAFLSSPAALLESIRERLRKLDASKDTSQAREVEALERLQSLAEASLAGTSAKYAKLLDYLRSIKVGPKSAERAVVFSERVASLGWLRDKLMKDLGLGADQIKVLHGGLSDVEQQETVESFKQSSSPIRVLVTGDVASEGVNLHSQCHELIHFDIPWSLIRIEQRNGRIDRYGQKHPPQISTLLLNPTNSKFSGDVRVLQRLLEREREAHTALGDVASLMGKYDPGAEEDEIRKALSTGRDVDEIVSTVEQVSASTDDPIAALLAQLANAQGSESKPAAAAPEHTVDATTGLFADDVSFLREALYETFVAPAAPAAENGVEWLVDDAHSFVSLVPTRDLAQRLEVLPQSYLRDRKVTEKLKLVVAEPPAKALLKDARDNKASTSLWPEAHFLGPLHPVLEWASDRALSKLGRNQVFAVRGDVEYPTVLLLASLTNRRGQVVASSHVTVQFPDPSNTKLALTNIHATAQEALAEVGFAAATRVNPGAVKTGSLQHLIAPAVENAASSARQLAVSSTEAIEARIESWSSRIEEWERSADAMPQLEGLKSRRVTVEEERTMAESMKPNQQLVRPLLVVVPQDFVGEDPAEGVNHG from the coding sequence GTGACCGATGTACTTTCACAAGCCGGGGAGCTTGCGGGCGAACTAGCTGTGGCGCCTGGCTCAATCGTCGAGGTTCGCGACGCCGTGTGGCTTGTGACGAAGGCAACGATGACGACGTCAGGCATGTTCGTCGAGGTGCAGGGTCTTTCTGATCTTGTGCGTGACACGAAAGCTGGTTTCTACAGCGACATCGACAACATTGTTCCGCTCGACCCGGCGAAAGCGTCAGTTGTTGGCGATGATTCCACTGGCTACCGCAAGGCCAAATTGTGGCTCGAAGCGACTCTTCGCAAGTCTCCGGTCCCACTCAACTCCCCCGGTCTGACGGTCGCCACGCGGATGCTGGCAGACCCGCTCGGCTATCAGCAGGCGGCGGTGCGCAAGGCGCTTGATCCGCAAAATCTGCGCCCGCGCATCCTCATCGCTGACGCAGTGGGCCTCGGCAAAACGCTCGAGATCGGCATGATTCTGTCGGAGCTGGTTCGTCGGGGTCGCGGCGAGCGCATTCTGATTGTGACTCCGCGCCATGTTCTTGAGCAGATGCAGCATGAGATGTGGACGCGGTTCGCGCTCCCGTTCGTGCGGCTTGACTCGGTCGGCATCCAGCGGGTGCGGCAGAAGCTGCCCGCCACCCGCAATCCGTTCAGCTTGTACAAGAGGGCGATCATTTCGATCGATACGCTCAAGCAGGAGAAGTATCGCGCGCATCTAGCGAAGCATAAGTGGGATGCCGTTGTCATCGATGAGTCGCACAACATCACGGGTGCGACCCTCAACAATCGCTTGGCACGCGTTCTTGCGCCCAACACCGAGGCGCTGATCCTCGCGAGCGCGACTCCCCACAACGGCAAGAAAGAATCTTTCGCCGAGCTGATTCGTCTTTTAGAACCAACAGCGGTGACTCCGGATGGCGACATCATCGAATCTGAGGCAAAGCGTCTCATTATTCGCCGTCATCGTCACAGCGAGGAGGTTGCTCGCGAGGTTGGTGGCGACTGGGCTGAACGTCTTGAGCCACAAAACTTCTTGGTGAATGCATCCCCTGAGGAGAATGCCGTCGCCGATGAGCTGTCGAGTGTGTGGTTGCACCCCAGCGGTTCATCGCCGTATTCCGGCGCCACGTCGGCACTGTTCCCGTGGACCCTCGCGAAAGCTTTTCTTTCCTCGCCCGCAGCGTTGCTCGAATCGATCCGAGAGCGGCTGCGCAAGCTTGACGCGTCGAAAGACACTTCGCAGGCCCGCGAGGTGGAGGCTCTTGAACGCCTGCAGTCACTCGCTGAAGCGTCTCTGGCTGGCACCTCGGCCAAGTACGCGAAGTTGCTCGACTACCTACGAAGCATCAAGGTCGGTCCGAAGAGTGCCGAGCGGGCGGTGGTTTTCTCTGAGCGGGTAGCGAGTTTGGGCTGGTTGCGCGACAAGCTCATGAAAGATTTGGGGCTGGGTGCCGATCAGATCAAGGTGCTCCATGGTGGCCTCAGCGATGTTGAGCAGCAAGAAACGGTGGAGAGCTTTAAGCAGTCTTCGTCACCGATTCGGGTTCTCGTCACGGGCGATGTGGCATCCGAGGGTGTCAACCTGCATTCGCAGTGCCACGAGCTGATCCACTTCGATATTCCTTGGAGCCTCATCCGTATTGAACAGCGCAATGGCCGCATTGACCGGTACGGCCAGAAACATCCGCCGCAGATCAGCACACTGCTGCTCAACCCGACGAACAGCAAGTTTTCGGGCGATGTTCGTGTGCTGCAGCGACTGCTGGAGCGTGAGAGAGAGGCGCACACCGCGCTCGGCGATGTGGCGTCGCTCATGGGCAAGTACGACCCCGGTGCCGAAGAAGACGAGATCAGGAAGGCGCTTTCGACTGGTCGCGATGTCGACGAGATTGTCTCGACGGTTGAGCAGGTGAGCGCGAGCACCGACGACCCTATCGCCGCCCTCTTGGCGCAGCTTGCAAATGCGCAGGGCAGCGAAAGTAAGCCTGCCGCCGCAGCCCCGGAGCACACGGTAGATGCCACAACCGGTCTGTTTGCGGATGATGTTTCCTTCCTGCGCGAAGCGCTATACGAGACGTTCGTTGCACCAGCAGCTCCTGCGGCGGAGAACGGCGTGGAGTGGCTGGTGGACGATGCCCACTCATTCGTCTCGTTGGTGCCGACCCGTGATCTGGCGCAAAGACTAGAGGTACTGCCTCAAAGCTATCTTCGTGACCGCAAGGTGACCGAGAAACTGAAGTTGGTGGTCGCAGAGCCGCCGGCGAAAGCTCTGCTCAAGGATGCGCGCGACAACAAGGCAAGCACGTCACTGTGGCCAGAGGCGCACTTTCTTGGCCCGCTGCATCCAGTGTTGGAGTGGGCGAGCGATCGCGCACTCTCAAAGCTGGGGCGCAATCAGGTGTTCGCAGTGCGTGGCGACGTTGAGTATCCGACGGTTCTGCTGCTGGCGTCGTTGACTAACCGCCGAGGTCAAGTCGTGGCTAGTTCGCACGTGACCGTACAGTTTCCCGATCCCAGCAATACGAAGCTGGCCTTGACCAATATCCATGCGACTGCGCAGGAGGCGTTGGCGGAGGTTGGTTTCGCCGCAGCCACCCGCGTGAATCCGGGAGCGGTGAAGACCGGCTCTCTTCAGCACCTCATCGCTCCGGCGGTAGAGAACGCCGCGTCGAGCGCCCGCCAGCTTGCGGTGTCGTCGACAGAGGCGATCGAGG
- a CDS encoding DEAD/DEAH box helicase — MDSIDPIAVSANIAEDYRRYLSSLISPQDPQLAEGLRKAIAAAATEGLTKGPYLEVTPPYATGATIRELIAEGTLDDRFARFASDSFPLDRPVYIHQETAIRQITAGRNTIVATGTGSGKTESFLIPILNHLQKEASNDGLTSGVRALLLYPMNALANDQLKRLRQMLADTPEITFGRYTGETLEEASQAEKKFRAQHPGERRLPNELLSREEMRANPPHILLTNYAMLEYLLLRPKDMDLFESESNTWKFLVVDEAHVYDGATGAEVAFLIRRLRERVKAADSLQYIATSATVGNDLDRAAGFAKSLFGAPFAGNTDVVTATRLPWGTNEVWGRLTTADLANRFSDTDLIDAARQRGSSATSLHDALAGEATLAETVQLASEKPRTLKEVLNRIGPDSDITAADLRDLVSMAARTTDANGVPLLSAKYHLFARATEGAFTCLSPSGPHVGLARQERCSECAWSVFEIAACQKCGGTYFAGTIQAGEGGRRYFVPKNSISEAVTWLSIDLSTDSSEQSDLEDEDDVVLDNDAVANVQSDRVTLCGQCGLIDPAGASACTNPECSNTAMTRVLRVNNPGAVVKKCLQCGAQGERTIRRFESGNDASVSVLTTSLYQAMPAASVEEQGDRPGGGRKLLVFSDSRQQAAYFAPYLERTYGRFAQRRVLHAAIGRAFFEGIPAASSDIASVTRKLADDAAFFEATDTPLAKQTATETWLQTELNGLDERISLEGVGLVAWAMRPPTDVAVLAPLRNLGFSDDEALDLLQELVRTLRTQGALSALPQVNLKDEAFEPRLGPIYVRSTGSDSKRKVLSWEPTSNRNRRSDYLRKVFEARGLDLSRVDEILRGIWRMLERRDGPLSHWLTVGPTGALGVIYQLDVNAVQGETLTQESKLFKCSVCTRLAHRSVSGVCLAYRCEGKLVEWELPPEKQDDSHYRALYRGLRPIPLTAMEHTAQWSSDKAAIIQQDFIAGRTNVLSCSTTFELGVDVGDLQSVLLKNVPPTVSNYIQRAGRAGRRLDNAALVVTYAQRRSHDLTSYANPAMIIAGTVRPPVVPIDNPRIAQRHLFSIAFAAFFREQFQSRGETYPQVENFFGPDELGKTAASRVKPWLSAKPTAVVEAVGQVLDASIASASELKWENWTQELFDLLDLVGTDHSEEMAIYDAAVETAYASKQGGYGDKLDRTKKTLQKKDLLGFLANRNLLPKYGFPVDTVDMRTSASGTDVATQLDLSRDLSQAIFEYAPGAKLVAGGYLWQSVGVARKAGKENESKFFRICKNCDRYSESLERDEAPCAECGDADAGMPHKYVEPRFGFIGEGGRQRPGDSPPRVSWRGQTRLASDGVVADTSTGKFPGGEVASTTLERAFMVRLNNGSTDSGFRICNFCGFGMDFMTPWPTGHTNPMSSRPCTGGYSVQALAHKFQTDVARFEFPFSWGDQKKDVQNIARSVMYAVLNGAAHSLQISPNNIDATITQLSSKKATINIVDTVPGGAGYAKLIAKSIVAVLTSALDIVSRCECGRETSCYMCLRSYSNQRFHDDLSRGLAQDFLERVLLSSSGASSTPNPGAGAAPVTTEKLDAWDEAIMWGIDGIGDLAVHLRNQEVPAPIVGTDLGPNNEWVMELSWPDEKICVVTDLDSERDAWLVEQGWKTFSALAEDDLERLSLSIADALNA; from the coding sequence ATGGACTCGATAGATCCGATTGCCGTCAGCGCGAACATCGCAGAGGACTATCGGAGGTACCTATCGTCGCTCATCTCGCCTCAAGACCCCCAACTCGCTGAGGGTCTGCGGAAAGCCATTGCGGCCGCTGCAACCGAAGGGCTCACCAAGGGGCCGTACCTTGAGGTCACTCCGCCGTATGCGACCGGCGCCACTATCCGCGAACTCATCGCGGAAGGCACGCTAGACGACCGGTTTGCGCGATTCGCCTCTGATTCGTTTCCCCTGGACCGGCCGGTCTACATCCACCAGGAAACGGCGATTCGGCAAATCACCGCGGGTCGCAACACGATCGTTGCCACGGGAACCGGCTCAGGTAAAACCGAGAGCTTTCTGATCCCTATCCTGAACCACCTCCAAAAAGAAGCCAGCAACGACGGCCTCACTTCAGGCGTTCGCGCGCTCTTGCTCTACCCGATGAACGCGTTAGCGAATGATCAACTTAAGCGCCTACGTCAGATGCTGGCCGATACGCCTGAAATCACGTTTGGGCGTTACACGGGGGAAACGCTGGAAGAAGCCAGCCAAGCAGAGAAGAAGTTTAGGGCGCAGCATCCAGGCGAGCGCCGACTCCCCAACGAACTACTCAGCCGTGAAGAGATGCGCGCTAACCCGCCCCACATTCTGCTGACCAACTACGCGATGTTGGAATACCTTTTGCTCCGGCCAAAGGATATGGACCTGTTCGAAAGCGAATCCAACACGTGGAAGTTTCTCGTGGTCGACGAAGCACACGTCTACGACGGAGCAACGGGCGCCGAAGTGGCGTTCCTCATCCGTCGGCTACGTGAACGCGTTAAAGCAGCGGATTCGTTGCAGTACATCGCGACGAGTGCCACCGTGGGCAACGACCTTGATCGTGCCGCAGGCTTCGCGAAATCGTTGTTCGGAGCACCATTCGCGGGTAACACCGACGTCGTCACCGCCACCAGGCTGCCCTGGGGAACAAACGAGGTGTGGGGCAGACTCACGACAGCCGATCTCGCCAACCGTTTCAGCGACACCGACCTCATCGATGCGGCCAGGCAGAGAGGTTCAAGCGCAACCTCACTGCACGATGCGCTCGCAGGAGAAGCGACACTTGCGGAGACAGTGCAACTGGCATCCGAAAAGCCGAGGACGCTCAAAGAAGTGCTCAATCGTATTGGGCCCGATTCGGACATTACTGCCGCCGACTTGAGAGACCTCGTGTCGATGGCGGCCCGCACCACCGACGCTAACGGAGTTCCGCTCCTCTCCGCCAAATACCACCTCTTTGCCCGAGCCACAGAGGGCGCATTCACGTGCCTCTCTCCGTCGGGCCCCCATGTAGGCCTCGCGCGACAGGAACGGTGCAGCGAGTGCGCGTGGTCCGTGTTCGAGATTGCAGCGTGTCAAAAGTGTGGTGGCACCTACTTCGCCGGAACTATTCAAGCCGGAGAGGGAGGGCGCCGCTATTTCGTGCCGAAGAATTCGATTTCGGAGGCAGTCACATGGCTGTCGATCGACCTCTCGACTGATTCTTCAGAGCAAAGCGATCTGGAAGACGAAGACGACGTTGTGCTCGACAACGATGCGGTCGCCAATGTTCAGTCCGATCGGGTAACGCTGTGTGGACAATGCGGACTCATTGATCCCGCCGGCGCTTCAGCGTGCACAAACCCGGAGTGCAGCAACACGGCGATGACGCGCGTGTTGAGAGTGAACAACCCCGGCGCCGTGGTCAAGAAGTGTTTGCAGTGCGGAGCACAGGGCGAGCGAACCATCCGACGCTTCGAGAGCGGTAACGATGCCTCGGTCAGCGTTCTGACCACGAGTCTTTATCAAGCGATGCCTGCCGCGTCGGTCGAGGAACAGGGCGACCGCCCCGGCGGTGGCCGCAAACTTCTCGTATTCAGTGACAGCCGGCAGCAGGCAGCGTATTTTGCGCCATATCTGGAACGGACCTACGGCCGTTTCGCTCAACGCCGAGTGCTCCATGCAGCCATCGGTCGGGCCTTCTTCGAGGGGATCCCAGCGGCATCGTCTGACATCGCGTCGGTTACTCGAAAGTTGGCAGACGATGCCGCCTTCTTTGAAGCGACTGATACTCCGCTGGCCAAGCAGACGGCAACGGAAACCTGGCTTCAGACCGAACTCAACGGACTCGATGAACGCATTTCCTTGGAAGGAGTTGGTTTAGTCGCTTGGGCGATGCGCCCGCCAACAGACGTGGCAGTCCTTGCCCCGCTGAGGAACTTAGGGTTCTCAGATGACGAAGCTCTCGACCTACTCCAAGAGCTTGTCCGCACCTTGCGCACACAAGGGGCGTTGAGCGCACTGCCACAAGTGAACTTGAAGGACGAAGCTTTCGAACCACGCCTAGGTCCAATCTACGTGCGCAGCACCGGCTCGGACAGCAAAAGAAAGGTTCTCAGCTGGGAGCCAACATCCAATCGAAACAGGCGGTCTGACTACCTGCGAAAGGTCTTCGAAGCACGCGGACTCGACCTAAGCCGAGTCGATGAGATTCTGCGAGGGATCTGGCGCATGCTCGAGCGACGCGACGGCCCGCTATCGCACTGGCTCACCGTCGGCCCTACCGGTGCGCTCGGCGTGATCTATCAGCTCGATGTCAATGCGGTGCAAGGTGAAACGCTGACGCAGGAATCGAAACTCTTCAAATGCAGCGTCTGCACGCGGCTGGCACATCGCTCGGTGAGCGGAGTGTGTTTAGCGTACCGGTGCGAAGGAAAACTTGTGGAGTGGGAACTCCCTCCCGAGAAGCAGGACGACAGCCACTACCGTGCACTCTACCGAGGGCTCAGACCGATCCCACTCACAGCGATGGAACACACCGCCCAGTGGTCTAGCGACAAAGCAGCGATCATTCAGCAGGACTTCATCGCCGGAAGAACGAACGTGCTGTCGTGTTCCACAACCTTCGAACTCGGCGTTGACGTCGGAGATCTGCAGTCAGTTCTCTTGAAAAACGTTCCGCCGACGGTCTCGAACTATATCCAGCGGGCTGGTCGCGCAGGGCGTCGGTTAGACAATGCCGCACTAGTAGTCACCTATGCGCAGCGTCGCTCTCACGACCTGACGAGCTACGCCAATCCGGCCATGATTATTGCGGGCACGGTTCGCCCTCCAGTGGTGCCCATCGATAACCCGCGAATCGCCCAACGCCATCTTTTCTCTATCGCGTTCGCGGCCTTTTTCCGTGAGCAATTCCAGTCACGAGGTGAGACCTACCCCCAAGTCGAAAACTTCTTTGGGCCGGATGAACTAGGAAAAACAGCGGCATCACGGGTTAAGCCGTGGCTCAGCGCAAAACCGACCGCGGTCGTTGAAGCCGTTGGCCAAGTGTTAGACGCCTCGATTGCCAGCGCCTCGGAGTTGAAATGGGAAAACTGGACCCAAGAACTTTTCGATCTTCTCGACTTGGTCGGCACTGACCATTCAGAGGAAATGGCTATCTACGATGCTGCTGTCGAAACGGCTTATGCCTCCAAGCAGGGCGGCTACGGAGACAAGCTAGATCGAACGAAAAAGACGCTTCAGAAAAAGGACCTCTTGGGATTCCTTGCGAATCGCAACCTGCTGCCCAAATATGGTTTTCCGGTCGACACCGTAGACATGAGAACTAGTGCGAGTGGCACCGACGTTGCGACGCAACTAGACCTCTCACGCGACCTGTCGCAAGCGATCTTCGAATATGCGCCCGGTGCGAAGCTCGTAGCGGGTGGTTACCTCTGGCAATCAGTCGGGGTCGCCAGAAAGGCGGGGAAAGAGAACGAGAGCAAATTCTTCCGCATCTGTAAAAACTGCGACCGCTATTCAGAGTCCTTAGAACGAGACGAAGCGCCGTGTGCGGAGTGCGGCGATGCTGACGCAGGTATGCCCCATAAGTACGTAGAACCTCGCTTCGGCTTTATTGGCGAAGGAGGCCGGCAGCGGCCGGGCGACAGCCCGCCGCGGGTCAGCTGGCGCGGGCAAACTCGCCTCGCGTCCGACGGCGTGGTGGCAGACACCTCGACGGGTAAATTCCCCGGAGGTGAAGTCGCCTCGACCACCCTCGAGCGGGCGTTCATGGTGAGACTCAACAACGGGTCCACCGACAGTGGTTTTCGCATCTGCAATTTCTGCGGGTTTGGAATGGACTTCATGACTCCATGGCCGACAGGTCACACCAACCCGATGAGTAGTCGTCCCTGTACTGGCGGATACTCCGTACAGGCTCTGGCTCACAAGTTCCAAACCGACGTCGCTCGTTTCGAGTTCCCCTTTTCGTGGGGAGACCAAAAGAAGGACGTGCAGAACATTGCACGATCGGTCATGTATGCGGTGCTGAACGGAGCGGCGCACTCGCTTCAGATCTCGCCCAACAACATCGACGCGACGATCACGCAACTGTCGTCGAAGAAAGCGACAATCAACATTGTCGACACTGTTCCCGGAGGCGCCGGCTACGCGAAGCTCATCGCCAAGTCGATCGTCGCAGTGCTGACGTCGGCACTCGATATCGTCTCCCGCTGCGAGTGTGGACGCGAGACGAGCTGCTACATGTGCCTGCGGAGCTACTCGAACCAACGCTTCCACGACGACCTGTCACGAGGTCTCGCGCAAGACTTCTTGGAACGGGTTCTACTGAGTTCGTCTGGTGCGTCATCCACCCCGAACCCCGGGGCGGGGGCTGCTCCGGTAACTACCGAGAAGCTAGACGCGTGGGACGAAGCGATCATGTGGGGCATCGATGGCATTGGTGATCTTGCGGTTCATCTTCGAAACCAAGAAGTGCCAGCTCCTATCGTCGGTACCGACCTCGGGCCGAACAATGAGTGGGTCATGGAGCTTTCGTGGCCCGATGAAAAGATCTGTGTAGTTACTGATCTGGACTCAGAGCGGGATGCGTGGCTGGTTGAACAGGGATGGAAAACATTTAGCGCTCTAGCCGAAGACGACCTCGAACGGCTCTCGCTGTCCATTGCTGATGCTCTCAACGCCTAG
- a CDS encoding TM0106 family RecB-like putative nuclease: protein MYLLPNTDSNSGTTTATNAALVTSASDLTQASNCEFGFLRVLDKRLGWSTDPLPDDDAMLMRAATLGNAHEARLRDRYRAEFGDAMVEFDKPPGRDAKILRDYATRTRNALLNGAPVVFQGVFFDESDPELPFIGYADFLVRQPDGGYRVVDSKLSRHVRVTALLQLAAYHEQVQKLGVPVDDTVELILGNDKSETAKVADIAPVFRRRRARMHAIIAEHRAGGVPVEWHDDRYARDGRCKFCKEPAQAADDLVTVAGLRAGQRAKFMAAGIRTLSDLAETAERPESLSIPKASFAKLHLQAKLQHSVDPTDEHAMPPVVVTNPLPIASLPEPNPGDLFFDFEGDPMYSEPGVGGVPIWGLDYLFGWVDAEGEFDCLWAHSHAEERTTLRSFLDFVTKRRQQHPGLHIYHYASYEKTHLLSIAARHGEGEDVVDQLLRDGVLVDLYPVVMGALRIGTPSYSIKKLEPLYMRDDVRAGVTNAADSIDEYVDSCTEAENGNIGRATEIRDAIASYNEYDCVSTLKLRDWLRALPEVQGVKVDAAETELDVRPFEPSELDVELQALGNSAAERGDDAAASAYLMAAAAIDYHRREVKSFWWEHFDRLEQPSELWEDTRGVFVVEGASLARDWHKEGKQRNERRHLHLHGQWAPGSSAPRPGSDVFLVYCDPLPYSPPGHRPGARLARGVRISEQPEDEWGIFVVESRPDEIAAWEEMPTHITPGPPPRADSIVAAIEAWGETVVAAAPEWPADAMSDLLLRKAPAASSALESMTGPDDGVRAVIASLLGMESGYLAVQGPPGTGKTYLAAHVIRELIEKHHWQIGVTAQSHKVVENVLDAVVLDADVNPELVAKAVPGEFGPGYYTEGPFSELPKDGHRAYASEHAISGYVIGGTAWDMTNRKRVQQAQLDLLVIDEAGQFSLANTIGVAASAKRILLLGDPQQLPQVSQGIHPAPVDGSALGHVIGELAVLPDDFGYFLEESRRMDEAVTRPVSQLSYDGLLRSHASTEGRMLAGVAPGLHSVPTAHVDNSTFASEEADCVVELVREHLGALWTPQAGGTPKPLAEDGIIVVTPYNAQVELIRGRLDAAGYSRVVVGTVDKFQGREAVISIVSLAASSADDVPRGLDFLLSRNRLNVSISRAQWAAYLVYSPALLDSLPQTAEGVATLSRFISLVEGTADVS from the coding sequence ATGTACCTTCTCCCCAACACCGACTCCAACTCCGGCACCACGACCGCCACCAACGCAGCGCTCGTCACGAGCGCCAGCGACCTCACCCAAGCCTCGAACTGCGAGTTTGGCTTTCTGCGCGTGCTCGATAAGCGGCTCGGCTGGTCGACCGATCCGCTGCCCGACGATGATGCGATGCTGATGCGGGCCGCAACCCTCGGCAATGCGCATGAGGCACGACTGCGCGATCGCTATCGTGCAGAGTTCGGCGACGCGATGGTGGAATTCGATAAGCCGCCCGGGCGTGACGCAAAAATTCTGCGGGACTACGCCACCCGAACCCGCAACGCCCTGCTGAACGGTGCTCCGGTTGTTTTTCAGGGCGTGTTCTTTGACGAATCCGACCCCGAGTTGCCGTTCATTGGTTACGCCGACTTTCTTGTTCGCCAGCCGGATGGCGGCTACCGCGTCGTTGACTCAAAGCTCTCGCGCCACGTGCGGGTCACCGCGCTTCTTCAGTTGGCGGCCTATCACGAACAGGTTCAGAAGCTTGGCGTGCCGGTCGATGACACCGTCGAACTGATCCTTGGCAACGATAAGTCGGAGACCGCCAAGGTTGCCGACATCGCCCCCGTCTTCCGTCGGCGTCGGGCGCGCATGCACGCGATCATTGCCGAGCACCGCGCTGGAGGCGTTCCGGTTGAGTGGCATGACGACCGGTATGCGCGGGATGGGCGCTGCAAGTTCTGCAAGGAACCCGCGCAGGCTGCCGATGACCTCGTTACGGTGGCGGGGCTGCGCGCAGGCCAGCGGGCAAAGTTTATGGCTGCCGGCATCCGCACTCTCAGCGATCTTGCCGAAACGGCGGAGCGGCCCGAAAGTCTGAGCATTCCGAAGGCCAGCTTTGCAAAACTGCACCTTCAGGCAAAACTGCAACACTCTGTTGATCCCACTGATGAGCACGCAATGCCTCCCGTTGTTGTGACGAACCCGCTGCCGATCGCAAGCCTGCCCGAACCCAACCCCGGCGATCTCTTCTTCGACTTCGAGGGCGATCCGATGTATTCGGAGCCCGGTGTGGGCGGGGTCCCCATCTGGGGCCTCGACTACCTGTTCGGCTGGGTCGACGCCGAGGGCGAATTCGATTGCCTGTGGGCTCACTCGCACGCCGAGGAACGAACCACCCTGCGGTCATTTCTCGACTTTGTGACGAAGCGCCGGCAGCAGCATCCGGGCCTCCACATTTATCATTACGCCAGCTATGAGAAAACTCATCTGCTGAGCATCGCCGCCCGCCACGGTGAGGGTGAGGATGTTGTCGACCAATTGTTGCGCGATGGTGTGCTCGTTGATCTGTACCCGGTGGTGATGGGAGCGCTGCGAATCGGTACCCCGTCGTATTCCATCAAGAAACTTGAACCGCTCTATATGCGCGACGATGTGCGCGCCGGTGTGACGAATGCCGCCGATTCCATTGACGAGTATGTCGACTCTTGCACCGAAGCGGAGAACGGCAATATTGGGCGGGCGACCGAGATTCGGGATGCGATTGCGAGCTACAACGAGTACGACTGCGTCTCAACGCTGAAGCTGCGCGATTGGCTGCGGGCCCTGCCCGAGGTGCAGGGGGTGAAAGTCGATGCTGCCGAAACGGAGCTCGACGTCAGGCCGTTCGAACCGAGCGAGCTCGATGTTGAGCTGCAGGCTCTCGGCAACAGTGCAGCCGAGCGCGGCGATGACGCTGCCGCCAGTGCCTATCTGATGGCCGCAGCTGCGATCGACTATCACCGGCGCGAAGTAAAGAGTTTTTGGTGGGAACACTTTGACCGCCTCGAGCAGCCCTCCGAACTGTGGGAAGACACTCGTGGCGTCTTCGTCGTCGAGGGTGCGTCTCTTGCCCGCGATTGGCATAAAGAGGGCAAGCAGCGCAACGAACGGCGTCACCTGCACCTTCACGGCCAGTGGGCGCCGGGGAGCAGTGCGCCGCGACCGGGTAGCGACGTGTTCCTTGTCTATTGTGACCCGCTCCCCTATTCCCCTCCCGGCCACCGACCGGGAGCGCGCCTTGCTCGCGGCGTTCGGATATCCGAACAGCCCGAGGATGAGTGGGGCATTTTCGTCGTCGAATCTCGGCCGGATGAGATTGCCGCGTGGGAGGAAATGCCCACCCACATCACGCCCGGACCACCCCCGCGCGCCGACAGTATTGTGGCCGCGATTGAGGCCTGGGGCGAGACCGTTGTTGCTGCCGCACCGGAGTGGCCCGCCGATGCCATGTCTGATCTTCTGTTGCGCAAAGCTCCCGCGGCATCGAGTGCGCTGGAATCAATGACGGGTCCGGATGACGGCGTGCGTGCCGTAATCGCGTCGCTTCTGGGGATGGAGAGCGGCTACCTCGCCGTGCAGGGTCCACCCGGTACGGGCAAAACCTATCTGGCCGCCCACGTCATCCGAGAACTGATCGAGAAGCACCACTGGCAGATTGGGGTGACCGCGCAATCGCACAAGGTTGTCGAGAACGTTCTCGACGCGGTGGTGCTCGACGCCGATGTGAACCCTGAGCTTGTGGCGAAGGCGGTGCCGGGCGAGTTCGGGCCCGGTTATTACACCGAGGGGCCGTTCAGTGAGCTGCCCAAGGATGGGCACCGCGCCTACGCGAGCGAGCACGCCATATCGGGGTATGTGATCGGCGGCACCGCCTGGGATATGACGAACCGAAAGCGTGTGCAGCAAGCGCAGCTCGATCTTCTCGTTATTGATGAGGCGGGCCAGTTCTCGCTCGCGAACACGATCGGTGTGGCGGCGAGCGCGAAACGAATCTTGCTGCTCGGCGACCCGCAGCAGCTTCCGCAGGTGAGCCAGGGCATCCATCCGGCCCCGGTTGATGGTTCGGCGCTGGGTCATGTGATCGGCGAGCTGGCGGTGCTTCCGGATGACTTTGGCTACTTCCTGGAGGAGAGCCGCCGCATGGATGAGGCCGTCACGCGCCCCGTCTCGCAACTCTCGTACGACGGACTGCTGCGCTCGCACGCGTCAACGGAGGGGCGGATGCTCGCCGGTGTCGCCCCTGGGCTGCACTCGGTTCCGACCGCTCACGTCGACAACTCAACGTTCGCGAGCGAGGAAGCGGATTGCGTGGTGGAGTTGGTGCGCGAACACCTCGGAGCCCTCTGGACCCCGCAGGCCGGCGGCACCCCGAAGCCGCTCGCTGAGGACGGCATCATCGTGGTGACGCCCTACAACGCGCAGGTGGAACTCATCCGCGGTCGCCTCGATGCTGCGGGCTATTCGCGCGTCGTCGTGGGCACGGTCGACAAGTTTCAGGGCCGAGAAGCCGTGATCTCGATCGTGAGCCTCGCCGCCTCGAGCGCCGACGATGTGCCGCGCGGCCTCGACTTTCTGCTCTCCCGCAACCGCCTCAACGTCTCCATCTCGCGCGCCCAGTGGGCGGCGTACCTCGTCTACTCGCCCGCACTGCTCGACTCGCTGCCGCAGACCGCGGAGGGGGTAGCGACGTTGAGTCGGTTTATCTCGCTTGTTGAGGGCACTGCCGACGTCTCGTGA